Proteins from one Aspergillus nidulans FGSC A4 chromosome VIII genomic window:
- a CDS encoding snoRNA-splicing protein PRP40 (transcript_id=CADANIAT00001374) — protein sequence MNPMNAPTGPASLWQEARTPEGRAYYYNVQTKATQWTKPVELMTPVERALANQPWKEYTAEGGRKYWSNSETKESTWEMPEAYKNALAQAQAAQPPPAAGPTFVAGGVSSLSSYPQARDRDDYDRGYNDSHGGYSASDANAIAAGPPLGATQEPDYGSLEEAEAAFMKMLKRHNVQPDWTWEQTMRETIKDPQYRALKDPRDRKIAFEKYAVEVRSQEKDRAKERFAKLRADFNTMLKRHPEIKHYTRWKTIRPIIEGETIFRSTNDENERRQLFEEYILELKKEHAEKEAAARRAAMDELVGILKSMNLEPYTRWSEAQAIIQSNERVQNEEKFKALSKSDILTAFENHIKSLERAFNDARQQQKAAKARKERHAREQFVELLNELRSKGVIKAGSKWSKIYPIIREDPRYLGILGNSGSSPLDLFWDVVEEEERSLRGPRNDVLDVLDDNRFDVTSKTTFEEFNSVVSSDRRTAKIDPEILQVIFQRIQEKALRRNEEEKHAADRHQRRAIDALRSRLKRLEPPLRSTDTWDQVKPTLERYDEYKALESDELRQIAFDKVIRRLKEKEEDAERDRERDRDRGSRRDHHHDRDRDRDYRSYRGERRGPASRHSRTPEPDAYEADRRKAQADRERSYRKAASGLSPVRERWDERDRDRERDRDRRDRDRDRDRERSTRSLSHYERERRDREEERERLYRTRGDPRGSRDELDYGGDSRSATGATASNERRRRRDSDTESVASRSTKRYRRDSRDRDARKDRERRERTPTSAVPGPAADEAKEEKAVHSGSEEGEIEED from the exons ATGAACCCAATGAATGCGCCGACTGGCCCTGCCTCTCTGTGGCAGGAGGCCCGCACTCCTGAAGGGCGCGCTTATTACTACAACGTTCAGACGAAAGCGACACAATGGACGAAGCCCGTCGAATTGATGACACCGGTCGAG CGGGCATTAGCCAACCAGCCGTGGAAAGAGTATACCGCGGAAGGTGGACGGAAGTATTGGTCGAACTCGGAGACAAAGGAGAGTACATGGGAAATGCCAGAAGCGTACAAAAATGCGCTGGCGCAAGCTCAAGCAGCGCAACCTCCGCCTGCGGC GGGCCCCACGTTTGTTGCCGGCGGTGTTAGTTCACTCTCCTCGTATCCCCAAGCGCGTGATCGTGATGACTACGATCGAGGATATAATGACAGTCATGGGGGTTATAGTGCTAGCGATGCCAATGCCATCGCCGCTGGCCCTCCGCTGGGAGCGACACAAGAACCAGACTATGGATCgctggaagaagctgaggCGGCATTCATGAAAATGCTCAAACGCCACAATGTTCAGCCTGATTGGACGTGGGAGCAGACAATGCGTGAAACAATCAAAGACCCTCAGTACCGGGCTCTCAAAGACCCGAGAGACCGCAAGATAGCGTTCGAGAAATACGCGGTCGAGGTTCGCTCGCAGGAAAAAGATCGGGCGAAAGAAAGGTTCGCTAAGCTAAGAGCAGATTTCAATACTATGTTGAAACGCCACCCTGAAATCAAACATTACACGCGGTGGAAGACCATCCGTCCCATCATTGAAGGTGAAACCATCTTCAGGTCGACCAACGATGAAAACGAGCGGCGACAGCTCTTTGAAGAATATATTCTAGAACTCAAGAAGGAACACGCCGAGAAAGAGGCTGCTGCGCGCAGAGCTGCCATGGACGAGCTTGTTGGAATCCTTAAGTCCATGAACCTCGAGCCCTATACTAGGTGGTCGGAGGCACAAGCCATCATTCAATCAAACGAGAGAGTACAAAACGAGGAAAAATTCAAGGCTCTTAGCAAATCAGATATTCTGACTGCTTTCGAGAATCATATCAAGTCTCTTGAACGCGCGTTCAACGATGCccgacagcagcaaaaggCAGCAAAGGCCAGGAAGGAACGACATGCCCGTGAACAGTTTGTTGAACTACTAAATGAGTTGAGATCTAAAGGGGTTATCAAGGCTGGCAGCAAGTGGTCAAAAATTTACCCTATCATTCGTGAGGACCCGCGTTACCTTGGGATCCTTGGAAACTCAGGCTCCTCTCCTCTGGATCTTTTCTGGGAtgtggtcgaagaagaagaaaggtcgTTACGTGGACCCCGTAATGATGTTTTGGACGTCCTTGATGACAACCGATTTGACGTTACCTCCAAGACCACCTTTGAAGAATTCAACTCAGTCGTGTCTTCCGATCGCCGGACAGCGAAGATCGACCCCGAAATCCTCCAGGTCATCTTCCAACGCATCCAGGAAAAAGCGCTCCGTCGcaacgaagaggagaaacaCGCAGCAGACCGGCACCAAAGACGCGCAATTGACGCTCTGCGCTCCCGCCTGAAACGCTTGGAACCTCCTCTTCGTTCCACCGATACATGGGACCAGGTGAAGCCCACACTAGAGAGATACGACGAATACAAGGCCCTTGAGAGTGATGAACTCCGTCAAATCGCTTTCGACAAGGTCATTCGCCGCCTtaaggagaaagaagaagatgccgAGCGAGATCGCGAGAGAGACAGAGATCGCGGCAGCCGCCGTGACCACCATCACGATCGTGACCGTGACCGCGACTACCGCAGCTACAGAGGCGAGCGACGCGGCCCTGCCAGCCGCCACAGCCGGACTCCAGAACCCGACGCCTACGAAGCCGACCGGCGCAAAGCCCAAGCAGACCGCGAGCGCTCCTACCGCAAGGCGGCGAGCGGACTTTCACCTGTCCGCGAAAGATGGGACGAACGAGACAGAGACCGCGAAAGAGATCGAGACCGCCGGGACCGGGACCGCGATCGCGATCGCGAACGAAGCACACGCTCCCTCAGTCACTACGAGCGCGAGCGCCGCGAccgcgaagaagagcgcGAACGCCTTTACCGAACCCGCGGCGACCCCCGCGGTAGCCGCGACGAGCTCGACTATGGCGGCGATTCCCGGAGCGCCACTGGTGCGACCGCAAGCAATGAGCGGCGACGCCGGCGCGACAGCGACACGGAGAGCGTTGCAAGTCGCTCAACTAAGCGGTACCGGCGGGATAGTCGGGATCGGGACGCGAGAAAGGATAGGGAGCGCAGGGAGCGCACGCCTACATCTGCTGTTCCTGGGCCTGCAGCGGATgaggcgaaggaggagaaggctgtGCATTCAGGTagtgaggaaggagagattgaggaggattag
- a CDS encoding TRAPP trafficking subunit Trs65 domain-containing protein (transcript_id=CADANIAT00001375), giving the protein MQFGTDEFCTARIVLRLANCSQNSLKAHLQNLEVRLDAFAIDPAEAVAENPTPTRDLIFSGAADTQADPLVVVNEFEGETGGGNHVYVIWNIETFLKRPRIRIQHPSVIFIASASLNPANTRQHDAREDVYLPSLVPASTNVLQPLTTDPAFDQQEPFLPASRLLRVVPAKYSDDPIYHVLQESGHPTRIVPAASARIRYSRLNSFCGRPTTIASLDFEVTPFLTCEVIFDKADLRLSNGFIEMLTNGPGLVPPVTCSPRDDVTLIYKLTPESGPDSRDSTTVSVSSLDISLEAVIKVSENCNPRILMQWTTNIDFSMALNPNFGAPSQALQRTNRPTSLSTFPSQGGAMSGGSQVNRTSLRERAYSATDLGVTMSFSGPPSVVVGKPFSWSVFIVNRSSAPRKFAMVAIPRRKVPNARGHVARPSSSSMSNRRSDQVAEAVTDDNIVHAMQKSVAGQEADLVSLSTDVRVGPLLPGTCFATELKFLPLAVGSLRLESKCDFSVEFDCIHQEALSNNQPKTCVASYSET; this is encoded by the exons ATGCAGTTTGGTACAGATGAGTTCTGCACAGCCCGCATAGTCCTAAGGCTCGCGAACTGCTCGCAAAACAGCCTAAAAGCCCAcctccagaatctcgaagTACGCCTCGATGCCTTTGCAATCGATCCGGCGGAGGCCGTCGCCGAGAATCCAACACCGACTCGTGATCTGATTTTCTCAGGGGCCGCGGACACACAGGCCGATCCTTTAGTCGTTGTCAACGAATTCGAAGGTGAAACCGGAGGGGGAAACCATGTATACGTTATATGGAATATTGAGACATTTCTCA AGCGTCCGCGTATTCGCATCCAACACCCCTCTGTAATCTTCATTGCCTCTGCTAGTCTTAACCCAGCGAATACTCGACAGCATGACGCCCGTGAAGATGTATACCTCCCGTCTTTGGTGCCCGCTTCCACCAATGTCTTGCAACCTCTCACAACAGACCCCGCGTTTGATCAACAAGAACCTTTTCTTCCAGCGTCGAGGCTTCTGCGAGTCGTGCCGGCGAAATACAGTGATGACCCTATATACCATGTGCTTCAAGAGTCAGGCCACCCGACACGCATCGTACCAGCTGCCAGTGCAAGAATACGCTATTCCAGGCTGAATTCATTTTGCGGACGGCCAACGACCATCGCTAGCCTTGATTTCGAAGTCACGCCGTTCTTGACTTGTGAAGTGATATTTGATAAAGCAGATCTTCGGTTGTCAAATGGTTTTATCGAGATGCTGACGAACGGGCCCGGGCTAGTGCCACCTGTTACATGCTCCCCTCGAGATGATGTTACCCTGATATACAAATTGACTCCGGAATCTGGGCCAGACTCAAGAGATTCAACTACAGTGTCTGTGAGCTCGCTGGACATATCCCTTGAAGCGGTTATCAAAGTGTCAGAAAACTGTAACCCTCGAATCCTAATGCAATGGACAACCAATATCGATTTCTCAATGGCGCTTAACCCAAATTTTGGTGCTCCCAGCCAGGCCCTGCAGCGGACAAATCGTCCTACAAGCCTATCCACTTTTCCAAGTCAGGGTGGTGCTATGTCCGGAGGATCCCAGGTGAACCGGACATCTTTGAGAGAGAGGGCTTATTCTGCAACCGATCTCGGTGTGACCATGTCATTCTCGGGTCCACCAAGTGTGGTAGTGGGCAAACCTTTCTCATGGAGCGTTTTCATCGTCAACCGTTCCTCTGCACCTCGGAAGTTTGCCATGGTTGCCATTCCCAGGAGAAAGGTACCAAACGCTAGAGGGCACGTGGCGCGaccatcgtcctcgtcaatGTCGAACCGCCGGAGCGATCAAGTGGCTGAAGCAGTGACCGACGATAATATTGTGCATGCAATGCAGAAGAGTGTGGCCGGACAGGAAGCGGACCTTGTCAGTCTGAGTACCGACGTTCGTGTTGG CCCATTATTACCAGGCACTTGTTTCGCAACTGAACTGAagtttcttccccttgcGGTTGGTTCCTTACGGCTGGAATCA AAATGTGATTTCTCAGTTGAATTCGACT GCATACATCAAGAGGCTTTGAGTAACAACCAACCGAAGAC TTGTGTTGCCAGTTACTCTGAAACATGA
- a CDS encoding Mpv17/PMP22 family protein (transcript_id=CADANIAT00001376), with the protein MFSTTRRRVLDGLNRRYIYGRLPLLHTIIFMIEMAATARLAAKFNSYYAEKPVLTTMVTNAILGGVADTVAQLITAFRARTGVRRGDDFIAIEIHDLEKEKPPAVGELGHAKHTPPPFDFERLIRFMSYGFFMAPIQFQWFGFLSRTFPLAKKNPTFSALKRVACDQLLFAPFGLVCFFSYMTIAEGGGKRALTRKFQDVYLPTLKANFVLWPAVQVLNFRVVPIQFQIPFVSSVGIAWTAYLSLTNSAEEE; encoded by the exons ATGTTTTCTACAACTCGCCGCAGAGTCTTGGATGGGTTGAATAGGAGATATATCTACGGTCGCTTG CCTCTACTTCATACCATTATTTTTATGATCGAGATGGCGGCAACTGCCCGGTTGGCAGCAAAATTCAACTCCTATTATGCAGAGAAACCGGTCCTTACAACTATGGTCACCAATGCG attcttggtggagttgCGGACACTGTTGCCCAATTAATCACAGCGTTCAGAGCACGAACAGGAGTGCGACGTGGTGATGATTTTATTGCAATTGAAATTCATGAtctagagaaggaaaagccCCCCGCCGTGGGAGAATTGGGTCATGCGAAGCAcacgcctcctccttttgaCTTTGAACGGTTGATTCGGTTCATGTCTTATGGTTTCTTCATGGCTCCCATCCAGTTTCAATGGTTTGGCTTCCTCTCGAGGACATTTCCACTGGCCAAGAAGAACCCGACATTCTCTGCTTTGAAGCGGGTGGCCTGCGACCAGCTTCTGTTTGCTCCTTTCG GATtggtctgcttcttctcttATATGACGATTGCTGAAGGTGGTGGTAAACGAGCCTTAACCCGCAAGTTCCAGGATGTGTACTTGCCCACTCTCAAGGCCAACTTTGTCCTCTGGCCTGCGGTCCAAGTTCTGAACTTCCGAGTCGTTCCCATTCAATTCCAAATT CCATTCGTTTCCTCGGTTGGTATTGCTTGGACTGCATACCTCTCGCTTACAaactctgctgaagaagaataa
- the pgkA gene encoding phosphoglycerate kinase pgkA (transcript_id=CADANIAT00001377): MSLTSKLSITDVDLKDKRVLIRVDFNVPLDKNDNTTITNPQRIVGALPTIKYAIDNGAKAVILMSHLGRPDGKKNPKYSLKPVVPKLKELLGRDVIFTEDCVGPEVEETVNKASGGQVILLENLRFHAEEEGSSKDADGNKVKADKDAVAQFRKGLTALGDIYINDAFGTAHRAHSSMVGVDLPQKASGFLVKKELEYFAKALEEPQRPFLAILGGSKVSDKIQLIDNLLPKVNSLIITGGMAFTFKKTLENVKIGSSLFDEAGSKIVGNIIEKAKKHNVKVVLPVDYVTADKFAADAKTGYATDEQGIPDGYMGLDVGEKSVESYKQTIAESKTILWNGPPGVFEMEPFAKATKATLDAAVAAVQNGATVIIGGGDTATVAAKYGAEDKISHVSTGGGASLELLEGKELPGVAALSEKSK; encoded by the exons ATGTCTCTCACCAGCAAGCTTTCCATCACAGATGTGGATCTCAAGGACAAGCGTGTCCTGATCCGA GTTGACTTCAATGTGCCCCTCGACAAGAACGACAACACCACAATCACCAACCCTCAGCGTATCGTCGGTGCTCTGCCTACCATCAAGTATGCCATCGATAACGGCGCCAAGGCCGTCATCCTCATGTCCCACCTTGGCCGTCCtgatggcaagaagaaccCCAAGTACAGCTTGAAGCCCGTTGTGCCCAAGCTCAAGGAACTGCTCGGCCGCGACGTCATCTTTACTGAGGACTGCGTTGGCCCAGAGGTCGAGGAGACTGTTAACAAGGCCTCCGGTGGCCAGGTCATCCTTCTTGAGAACCTGCGCTTCcacgccgaggaggaaggaagctCTAAGGATGCAGACGgcaacaaggtcaaggccgaCAAGGACGCGGTTGCGCAGTTCCGTAAGGGATTGACTGCTTTGGGTGACATTTACATCA ACGATGCCTTTGGTACCGCCCACCGTGCTCACAGCTCCATGGTCGGTGTCGACCTTCCCCAGAAGGCCTCCGGATTCCTCGTcaagaaggagctcgaaTACTTCGCGAAGGCCCTCGAGGAGCCCCAGCGGcccttcctcgccatccttgGTGGCTCTAAGGTTTCCGACAAGATCCAGCTAATTGACAACCTCCTTCCCAAGGTCAACAGCCTCATCATTACCGGAGGCATGGCTTTCACCTTCAAGAAGACTCTCGAGAACGTCAAGATTGGAAGCAGTCTCTTCGATGAGGCCGGCAGCAAGATCGTCGGTAACATCATCGAAAAGGCCAAGAAGCACAACGTCAAGGTTGTTCTTCCCGTCGACTACGTCACTGCCGATAAGTTTGCCGCCGATGCGAAGACTGGCTACGCCACTGATGAGCAGGGTATCCCTGATGGTTACATGGGCTTAGACGTTGGCGAGAAGAGTGTCGAGTCCTACAAGCAGACCATTGCCGAGTCCAAGACTATTCTGTGGAACGGACCCCCCGGTGTCTTTGAGATGGAGCCCTTCGCTAAGGCTACCAAGGCTACTCTTGACGCTGCTGTGGCGGCTGTTCAGAACGGTGCTACCGTCATTATTGGTGGTGGTGACACTGCTACCGTTGCCGCCAAGTACGGCGCTGAGGACAAGATTAGCCACGTTTCTACCGGTGGTGGTGCCTCgctggagctcctggagGGCAAGGAACTGCCTGGTGTTGCTGCTCTCTCTGAGAAAAGTAAGTAA
- a CDS encoding proteasome regulatory particle lid subunit SEM1 (transcript_id=CADANIAT00001378) — protein MSNTQSQDTKQQEASQQPQQQKPTVLEEDDEFEDFPVDDWPENETEQATANGNNVHLWEESWDDDDAAEDFSKQLKEELKKVDASSS, from the exons ATGTCAAACACTCAATCTCAGGATacaaagcagcaggaagcttCACAACAACCGCAACAACAAAAGCCTACCGTGcttgaggaagatgatgagtttGAGGACTTTCCTGTTGATG ACTGGCCCGAGAACGAAACTGAGCAGGCTACTGCGAACGGGAATAACGTACACCTGTGGGAGGAGAGctgggatgatgatgacgccgCCGAGGACTTCTCCAAGCAGTTGAA GGAAGAACTTAAAAAAGTCGacgcctcctcatcctga
- a CDS encoding TTC39/IML2 family protein (transcript_id=CADANIAT00001379), with amino-acid sequence MFIRATLGFEQDVMRQAADRLNEAENKAYQDQQRTKNHAQAPGIYHSEIYAPGTEFVLIQAMAQLMGAVVCVLNESLTESIKGFYKLRKAYFALDAILKMEEKFVQSKQLGTANTPSPTPSLKGADSSVKSLNLTKGLSDLNVNDVGSSPVSSSTNTSEVINHDPDSDIFKNQIDVFVHSGANFCYGVLLLLISMIPPAFSRLLSIVGFHGDKERALRLLWQASKFHNLPGAIAALTLLGYYNAFVRYCDIMPDAVSGSDGDTQGYPQERLEALLARMRERFPKSQLWLLEESRMNGANRRLDVALELLCTEVHSPLKQVEALKIFEKSLNALYIHKYELCSEAFIECAEINSWSRALYYYIAGTCHISLYRELATTDPKKAKEHAETAVKLLHKAPQYAGSKKFMARQLPFDIFVVRKIAKWEARAKEWNVPLIDAVGVDPVEEMIFLWNGHSRMTQAQLEESLKRLSWSESDANKTWSREGPEEKGIYQLLRAAVLRSMRRHDEAKDILQDSIFTLDRSVFKGRHKDDWVHPVAHFEMAANLWMERPTYIAQHGGPTPRDSEENPEQFERDRVRECKDNLQKAARWESYEQEARFGLKVTAALEAVAKWESQHSTKLE; translated from the exons ATGTTCATTAGGGCGACACTGGGTTTTGAGCAAGATGTTATGCGCCAAG CGGCGGATCGACTCAACGAAGCCGAAAACAAAGCATACCAGGACCAACAGCGCACCAAGAACCATGCGCAGGCACCAGGAATTTATCACTCAGAGATCTATGCACCTGGTACCGAGTTCGTTCTCATCCAGGCAATGGCGCAGCTCATGGGTGCTGTTGTCTGCGTACTGAACGAGAGTCTTACAGAAAGCATAAAGGGGTTCTACAAGCTAAGAAAAGCTTACTTTGCGCTGGACGCAattttgaagatggaagagaagttcgTGCAATCCAAACAGCTTGGAACTGCAAACACTCCCTCTCCGACCCCTTCATTGAAAGGGGCAGACTCTTCTGTCAAATCCTTGAATCTCACCAAGGGTTTATCTGATCTGAACGTAAACGATGTTGGCAGTAGCCCGGTATCGAGCAGTACGAACACATCAGAGGTAATCAACCACGATCCAGACTCCGACATATTCAAAAACCAGATAGATGTTTTTGTGCACTCCGGAGCCAACTTTTGCTACGGCGTTCTCCTCTTGCTCATCTCCATGATTCCACCAGCATTCAGCAGACTTCTCAGTATTGTTGGCTTTCACGGTGACAAGGAACGTGCCCTAAGGCTGCTCTGGCAGGCTAGCAAATTCCACAATCTGCCAGGTGCAATCGCGGCGCTAACGCTTCTGGGGTATTACAATGCATTTGTCCGCTACTGCGATATTATGCCTGATGCCGTGTCCGGAAGCGATGGAGACACTCAGGGCTACCCTCAAGAGAGACTCGAGGCCCTTCTGGCACGAATGAGGGAACGTTTTCCTAAGAGCCAACTTTGGCTTCTTGAGGAATCCCGTATGAACGGCGCCAACCGCAGGCTTGACGTGGCCCTTGAGCTTTTGTGCACCGAGGTGCACAGCCCTCTGAAACAGGTTGAGGCACTAAAAATTTTCGAGAAGAGTCTGAACGCATTGTATATCCACAAATACGAACTGTGCTCTGAGGCTTTCATTGAG TGTGCTGAAATCAACTCATGGTCCCGCGCGTTATATTACTACATTGCAGGAACATGCCATATCAGTTTGTACAGAGAGCTTGCCACTACCGACCCGAAGAAAGCGAAAGAACATGCAGAGACTGCCGTCAAACTCTTGCACAAAGCTCCTCAATATGCAGGGTCCAAAAAATTCATGGCGCGACAGTTGCCGTTCGATATATTCGTCGTCCGCAAGATCGCCAAATGGGAAGCTCGAGCCAAAGAGTGGAACGTGCCGTTGATAGACGCCGTGGGAGTTGATCCTGTGGAGGAGATGATTTTCCTATGGAACGGACATAGCCGGATGACACAGGCGCAGCTTGAAGAGTCCTTAAAAAGACTATCATGGTCCGAGAGCGATGCGAACAAAACATGGTCTCGTGAGGGGCCAGAAGAGAAGGGTATTTACCAGCTCCTTCGTGCAGCAGTGCTGCGCTCGATGCGGCGACACGACGAAGCAAAGGATATTCTCCAGGACTCGATCTTCACCTTAGATCGCTCGGTATTCAAAGGCCGCCACAAGGACGACTGGGTGCATCCAGTCGCACATTTTGAGATGGCGGCAAATCTCTGGATGGAGCgtccaacatatattgcaCAGCATGGTGGACCAACGCCGAGGGATTCCGAAGAGAATCCAGAGCAGTTTGAGAGGGACCGAGTGCGGGAATGCAAGGACAATCTGCAGAAGGCCGCTCGTTGGGAGAGCTACGAGCAGGAGGCTCGCTTTGGGTTGAAGGTGACGGCCGCGCTGGAGGCTGTTGCCAAGTGGGAAAGCCAGCACTCAACCAAGCTGGAGTGA